CAGATAACTCAGGATGGACGGCCAACACCAGGAAGACCGCAGTCTGATTCTGTTGCAATCCTTCCCGGTGAAAGAAAGGATTATGTATTTGAGGCAAATCAGGAAGGCAGATGGGTATGGCACTGCCACATAGTTGCCCATGCAACCAATGATGGTGTTTATCACGGCGGGCTTTTAATGGCAGTTGTTTATGTAGGCAAGATGTCAGACGGAAGCGTTGGTCCACACGGTATAGACCTTGATGTTTATCCATTGGGCAAACCTGTAAAGATTGGGCAGAAGCCATTTGATGCATTGTAAATCTAAATACAGTAATATGGGGACAGATTTTAAATCTGTCCCCATAATTTATGCCCTTATTTTTTCATGCATTATTTCATCTGCTGCGTTTGCCACAGAACTTCCTATTCGCGGTATCGCCCGCGGTGAATCCAAAATCAAGGTGGGTGATAAGGCGCCTTTAGTTACAACAGAACTAAAAAAGGCACATGAACAAGGGAAGGTTATTGTCCTGATGCTTGGTTATTCCAGCCATTGCCCGTGGTGCGACAGGATGGAAAGATATATCTT
This genomic window from Deltaproteobacteria bacterium contains:
- a CDS encoding thioredoxin family protein; its protein translation is MHCKSKYSNMGTDFKSVPIIYALIFSCIISSAAFATELPIRGIARGESKIKVGDKAPLVTTELKKAHEQGKVIVLMLGYSSHCPWCDRMERYIFEIMKDTNNFNDKAFFMMVQTEHAKLIPPHPEGPKLKEAYGVEGQPWLFIIDQKGIVRFVYKIFVASDVFKRNIEELLRGESEK